One part of the Paraburkholderia flagellata genome encodes these proteins:
- a CDS encoding BadF/BadG/BcrA/BcrD ATPase family protein — protein sequence MQKYTWLIGVDGGGTGTRIALGDANGVELARAAAGPSGLGLGIERAWQSIEEGCRAAFAQVGVAFDWSQCVLGCGLAGVNNPDWLAPFRTTAPPVAGLAVESDAYTTLLGAHGGAPGVVVALGTGSIAAVLDEDGQCRIAGGFGFPSGDEASGAWLGLRAIVWAQQALDARVPMDDFARSLLAHARATDRDSLIVWQCAANQTAYASLAPVVLAHREHPFVARLLAEAGVEIAKLITALDPSGNLPAALSGGLGQPLREWVPQAVRERLRAPLADSTTGALRLAQLEAQRLTHAAAGN from the coding sequence ATGCAGAAATACACCTGGTTGATTGGCGTGGACGGCGGCGGCACGGGCACGCGCATCGCGCTTGGCGACGCGAATGGCGTCGAACTCGCGCGCGCGGCCGCGGGGCCGTCGGGACTCGGGCTCGGTATCGAACGCGCCTGGCAATCGATCGAGGAAGGGTGCCGCGCTGCGTTTGCGCAGGTGGGCGTTGCGTTTGACTGGTCGCAATGCGTGCTCGGCTGCGGGCTCGCAGGCGTGAACAACCCCGACTGGCTGGCGCCGTTTCGCACGACCGCGCCCCCGGTGGCCGGGCTCGCAGTGGAAAGCGACGCCTACACGACGCTGCTGGGCGCGCACGGCGGCGCGCCGGGCGTCGTGGTCGCCCTTGGCACGGGCAGCATCGCAGCGGTGCTCGATGAAGACGGCCAGTGCCGCATTGCAGGCGGTTTCGGCTTTCCCTCGGGCGACGAAGCGAGCGGTGCGTGGTTGGGCCTGCGCGCGATCGTCTGGGCGCAGCAGGCGCTCGACGCGCGCGTGCCCATGGACGACTTCGCGCGGTCCCTGCTCGCACACGCGCGGGCGACCGATCGCGATAGCCTCATCGTGTGGCAGTGCGCGGCCAACCAGACCGCCTATGCCAGCCTCGCGCCGGTCGTCCTCGCGCATCGCGAACATCCGTTCGTCGCCAGGCTGCTCGCCGAAGCCGGCGTAGAGATCGCGAAGCTCATCACCGCGCTCGACCCGTCGGGCAACCTGCCTGCGGCGCTCTCGGGCGGCCTTGGGCAGCCGCTGCGCGAGTGGGTGCCGCAAGCGGTGCGTGAGCGCCTGCGCGCCCCGCTCGCCGATTCCACGACTGGCGCGCTACGGCTCGCGCAGCTGGAAGCCCAGCGGCTGACGCACGCCGCCGCGGGCAACTGA
- a CDS encoding DNA-3-methyladenine glycosylase I yields the protein MTHRCNWVSAGASPQYVQYHDEEWGVPSRDDQHLFEMIVLEGAQAGLSWSTILNKREGYRRAFANFDIAKVARFTPRHVETLMQDASIVRNRAKIEAAIANARAVQQIQAEHGSLAKFVWSFVNDTPIQNDLASYRDAPVSTEVSDALSKALKKYGCKFVGTTICYAFMQAVGMVNDHERDCMRREACAALGKKKRGA from the coding sequence GTGACACACCGCTGCAACTGGGTATCGGCCGGCGCGTCGCCGCAGTACGTGCAATACCACGACGAAGAGTGGGGCGTGCCGTCACGGGACGACCAGCATCTGTTCGAAATGATCGTGCTCGAAGGCGCGCAGGCAGGACTGTCGTGGTCCACGATACTCAACAAGCGCGAAGGCTATCGCCGCGCCTTCGCCAACTTCGACATCGCGAAGGTTGCGCGCTTCACGCCCAGGCACGTCGAAACGCTCATGCAGGACGCCTCGATCGTGCGCAACCGGGCCAAGATCGAAGCCGCCATCGCCAACGCCCGCGCCGTGCAGCAAATCCAGGCCGAACACGGCTCGCTCGCGAAGTTCGTCTGGTCGTTCGTGAACGACACGCCTATCCAGAACGACCTGGCATCGTATCGCGACGCACCGGTCTCGACCGAAGTCTCGGACGCCCTTAGCAAGGCACTCAAAAAATACGGCTGCAAATTCGTTGGCACGACGATCTGTTACGCGTTCATGCAGGCGGTCGGCATGGTCAACGACCATGAGCGGGACTGCATGCGTCGCGAGGCTTGCGCTGCACTTGGCAAGAAGAAGCGCGGCGCCTGA
- the rpsU gene encoding 30S ribosomal protein S21, with product MTTILLKENEPFEVAIRRFRRAIEKNGLIAELRERQAYEKPTAVRKRKKAAAVKRLHKRLRSQMLPKKLH from the coding sequence ATGACGACGATTCTTCTGAAGGAAAACGAGCCGTTCGAAGTGGCAATTCGCCGCTTCCGCCGCGCAATCGAAAAGAACGGCCTGATCGCCGAGCTGCGTGAGCGTCAAGCTTACGAAAAGCCGACGGCCGTTCGCAAGCGCAAGAAGGCAGCTGCAGTTAAGCGCCTGCACAAGCGCCTGCGCAGCCAGATGCTGCCGAAGAAGCTCCACTAA
- a CDS encoding aldo/keto reductase, protein MELRRIGTSSLQVAPLMFGGNVFGWTADEATSFSILDAFADAGLNFIDTADVYSAWVPGNHGGESETIIGKWIAKSGKRDKVVIATKVAKDPRRPGLSAANITAAVEDSLRRLQTDYVDVYFSHEDDQKVPLEETLGAYQRLIEAGKVRVIGASNYTGARVEEALAVSKKSGLPAYQIIQPEYNLYDRAHYEADLEPVAMAQKIAVVPYYSLASGFLSGKYRSREDLAKSTRGSRVEKYLDHRGIRILAALDYVAERHGSTLAAVALAWLIARPSITAPIASATSLDQLESLAAAVRLKLDPADIQALNDASA, encoded by the coding sequence ATGGAACTACGCAGGATCGGCACTTCCTCATTGCAGGTCGCTCCGCTCATGTTCGGCGGCAACGTCTTCGGCTGGACCGCAGATGAAGCCACCTCGTTCTCGATCCTCGACGCGTTCGCCGACGCCGGCCTCAACTTCATCGACACCGCAGACGTGTACTCCGCGTGGGTGCCCGGCAACCACGGCGGGGAATCGGAGACGATCATCGGCAAGTGGATCGCGAAGAGTGGCAAGCGCGACAAGGTGGTGATCGCAACGAAGGTTGCAAAAGATCCGCGCCGCCCGGGTCTTTCCGCCGCGAACATCACGGCTGCAGTGGAGGATTCGCTGCGTCGTTTGCAGACCGATTACGTCGACGTGTACTTCTCGCACGAGGACGACCAGAAAGTCCCGCTCGAGGAGACGCTCGGCGCGTACCAGCGGCTCATTGAGGCCGGCAAGGTGCGCGTGATCGGCGCGTCGAATTACACGGGCGCACGCGTCGAGGAGGCGCTCGCGGTTTCGAAGAAGTCGGGGCTGCCCGCGTACCAGATCATCCAGCCCGAATACAACCTGTACGACCGCGCCCACTACGAGGCCGATCTCGAACCGGTGGCGATGGCGCAGAAGATCGCGGTCGTGCCCTATTACAGCCTCGCAAGCGGCTTTCTCTCGGGCAAGTACCGCTCGCGCGAGGATCTCGCGAAGAGCACGCGCGGCTCGCGCGTCGAGAAGTACCTCGATCACCGCGGCATCCGGATCCTCGCGGCGCTCGACTATGTGGCCGAACGTCACGGCAGCACGCTCGCGGCGGTTGCGCTGGCATGGCTGATCGCGCGCCCGAGCATTACCGCGCCGATCGCGAGCGCGACTTCGCTGGATCAGCTGGAGAGCCTTGCGGCGGCCGTGCGGCTGAAGCTCGATCCGGCGGATATCCAGGCGCTCAATGACGCGAGTGCCTGA
- a CDS encoding flagellin, translated as MLGINSNINSLVAQQNLTGSGSALSQAITRLSSGKRINSAADDAAGLAISNIMQTQINGLTQGVSNSNDGVSLVQTASSGLSSLTSSLQRIRQLATQAANGSMTNDDRAALQQEVAQQVSEINRIASQTTYNGMNVLNGTLGNVSFQVGANVGQTISLSLTQNMSAASIGSGVPQAGQTLGTFSGLSLSSAGASVAASAATVTSVNVVSDGSGGFTFTDQNNQALSNTAVSALFTSSGASGSSGNAIQGSGAAVSLGVTAAFNTAVGSGASAAVAAVAAQVDSYNVPTTVANVNISTASGASMAMESIDNALSTLNNLQATLGAAQNRFTAIGTTQQAQSTDLSSAQSSIQDADFAQETANLSKSQVLQQAGISVLAQANSQPQQILKLLQ; from the coding sequence ATGCTCGGAATTAACAGCAATATCAACTCGCTCGTCGCGCAACAGAACCTGACGGGCTCGGGCAGCGCGCTGTCGCAAGCGATCACGCGTCTGTCGTCGGGTAAGCGCATCAACAGCGCAGCTGACGATGCAGCAGGTCTCGCGATCTCGAACATCATGCAGACCCAGATCAACGGTCTGACGCAGGGCGTGTCGAACTCGAATGATGGCGTTTCGCTGGTCCAGACGGCATCGAGCGGCCTCTCGTCGCTGACGAGCAGCCTGCAGCGCATCCGCCAGCTGGCCACGCAGGCAGCCAACGGCTCGATGACCAACGACGACCGCGCAGCACTGCAGCAGGAAGTCGCGCAGCAAGTTTCGGAAATCAACCGTATCGCTTCGCAAACGACGTACAACGGCATGAACGTGCTGAACGGTACGCTCGGCAACGTGTCGTTCCAGGTCGGCGCTAACGTCGGTCAAACGATCAGCTTGAGCCTCACGCAAAACATGTCCGCGGCTTCGATCGGCAGCGGCGTGCCGCAAGCTGGTCAGACGCTCGGCACGTTCAGCGGCCTGAGCCTGAGTTCCGCAGGCGCCTCGGTCGCCGCCTCGGCTGCAACCGTCACCTCCGTCAATGTGGTCTCCGACGGCAGCGGCGGCTTCACGTTCACGGACCAGAACAACCAGGCACTGAGCAACACGGCAGTCAGCGCGCTGTTCACCTCCTCGGGCGCCTCCGGCTCCAGCGGCAACGCGATCCAAGGCTCGGGCGCGGCGGTCTCGCTCGGCGTCACCGCCGCCTTCAATACGGCTGTCGGCTCGGGTGCATCCGCTGCTGTCGCCGCAGTGGCGGCTCAGGTCGACTCCTACAACGTGCCGACGACTGTTGCAAACGTCAACATCAGCACGGCAAGCGGCGCAAGCATGGCCATGGAGTCGATCGACAACGCACTGAGCACCCTCAACAACCTGCAAGCCACGCTCGGCGCTGCACAGAACCGCTTCACGGCAATCGGCACCACGCAGCAAGCTCAGTCGACCGACCTGTCGAGCGCACAGTCGTCGATCCAGGACGCCGACTTCGCACAGGAAACGGCGAACCTGAGCAAGTCGCAAGTGCTGCAGCAGGCGGGTATCTCGGTGCTCGCACAAGCGAACTCGCAGCCGCAGCAGATCCTGAAGCTCCTCCAGTAA